The Desulfomicrobium orale DSM 12838 genome includes a window with the following:
- the proC gene encoding pyrroline-5-carboxylate reductase encodes MMKTLGIIGLGNMGGAIARGLAPAGMFHMFGYDPDEDTRNRQSDIMHILPTGRDVARQSDMLLLAVKPQIMRSVLTDLEPAIRPETCIISIAAGITLEKLVEWAGQRASVVRVMPNTPAMIGRGVYALCLDHALLTNETKASVMSMFAAIGKAHALPERLFDAYTGLIGSGPAYIFAFMEALIDAGVTLGLARPQATEMVQALLSGTVAMAGEAGTHPALLREMVTSPGGTTIAGLNALDEHRFRFAVNQAVAASARRSKELGG; translated from the coding sequence ATGATGAAGACGCTAGGAATCATCGGCCTTGGCAACATGGGTGGAGCCATCGCCCGGGGACTCGCCCCGGCCGGGATGTTCCACATGTTCGGCTACGACCCGGACGAGGATACACGAAACCGGCAGTCGGACATCATGCATATCCTGCCGACAGGGCGGGATGTGGCCCGGCAGTCGGACATGCTTCTTCTGGCGGTCAAGCCGCAGATCATGCGATCCGTGCTGACGGATCTGGAACCGGCCATCCGGCCGGAAACCTGCATCATATCCATCGCGGCGGGCATCACTCTGGAAAAGCTTGTGGAGTGGGCCGGCCAGCGCGCTTCAGTGGTCCGCGTCATGCCCAACACGCCAGCCATGATCGGCAGGGGCGTTTACGCCCTGTGTCTGGACCACGCTCTGCTGACCAACGAAACCAAGGCCTCGGTCATGTCCATGTTCGCGGCCATCGGCAAGGCCCACGCCCTGCCGGAGCGGCTTTTCGACGCATACACGGGGCTCATCGGTTCCGGTCCGGCCTATATTTTCGCCTTCATGGAAGCCCTCATCGACGCAGGCGTAACGCTGGGGCTGGCCAGACCGCAGGCCACGGAAATGGTCCAGGCCCTTTTATCCGGCACCGTGGCCATGGCCGGAGAAGCAGGAACACATCCAGCCCTCCTCAGGGAAATGGTCACCTCCCCCGGAGGCACCACCATTGCCGGGCTCAACGCGCTGGACGAACACCGCTTCCGTTTCGCGGTCAATCAGGCGGTCGCCGCCTCCGCCAGACGAAGCAAAGAACTTGGCGGCTGA
- the ndk gene encoding nucleoside-diphosphate kinase produces the protein MERTLAIIKPDAVERNLQGEIIRIIQQTGLRIVGMKMLRLSRSQAEGFYAVHRERPFFASLTEYMSSGPCVVMCLEGADAIRRYRELLGATNRDHAAEGTIRRIFALDVERNSCHGSDGPDTAAVEIAYFFSTLELVG, from the coding sequence ATGGAGCGGACCCTCGCCATCATCAAGCCAGACGCCGTAGAACGCAACCTGCAGGGCGAAATCATCCGCATCATCCAGCAGACCGGATTGCGTATCGTGGGCATGAAAATGCTCCGCCTGAGCAGATCCCAGGCCGAAGGGTTCTACGCCGTGCACCGCGAACGGCCTTTTTTCGCCAGTCTGACAGAGTACATGAGTTCCGGGCCGTGCGTGGTCATGTGCCTCGAAGGGGCCGACGCCATCCGCAGATACCGCGAGCTGCTGGGAGCCACCAACAGGGACCACGCGGCCGAAGGCACCATCCGCAGAATATTCGCTCTGGATGTGGAAAGAAATTCCTGCCACGGATCGGACGGACCGGATACCGCCGCCGTGGAAATCGCCTATTTTTTCAGCACACTGGAACTGGTGGGATGA